Proteins found in one Aspergillus chevalieri M1 DNA, chromosome 2, nearly complete sequence genomic segment:
- a CDS encoding putative sensor histidine kinase/response regulator (COG:T;~EggNog:ENOG410QDVW;~InterPro:IPR027417,IPR001789,IPR003594,IPR003661, IPR036890,IPR041664,IPR036097,IPR011006,IPR003018, IPR000719,IPR004358,IPR011009,IPR029016,IPR005467;~PFAM:PF00072,PF00512,PF13185,PF13191,PF02518, PF01590;~TransMembrane:2 (o1414-1435i1447-1466o);~go_function: GO:0000155 - phosphorelay sensor kinase activity [Evidence IEA];~go_function: GO:0004672 - protein kinase activity [Evidence IEA];~go_function: GO:0005515 - protein binding [Evidence IEA];~go_function: GO:0005524 - ATP binding [Evidence IEA];~go_function: GO:0016772 - transferase activity, transferring phosphorus-containing groups [Evidence IEA];~go_process: GO:0000160 - phosphorelay signal transduction system [Evidence IEA];~go_process: GO:0006468 - protein phosphorylation [Evidence IEA];~go_process: GO:0007165 - signal transduction [Evidence IEA];~go_process: GO:0016310 - phosphorylation [Evidence IEA]), producing the protein MEDHILGEDLPLPPARLFERLSELPGYTWDQSSEPFHSTYSHWHVFGHRLSPESDASTPAATSSGPSSLARHSPRAEPRPAFRHHWRNSLSESSSEISLSRLDQEPAWIPVIARVSSHIVRLEREFHMIRSIVQTSDPDCNHTIRPLDLIRLPPDPGDVGPLLVATFESPGPNMLRELVAFGPAWFAVGVKSDSNDSTPGEQVSLATFLDFAIGACDCLELLHYGLKTVHGEIRGDAFHFNRDTASVKLTNTGNGARSFDNILSEGWSSLSRELGVKNKLQFIAPEQTGRMPTEPDSRTDIYALGVLFWTMLVGKPAFTGEDPVEVVQNVLGKRMPPVSAKRMDIPDAVSAVIQKMTQKTVTDRYHTISSVKRDLAQISQLLGDGNSEALKDFQIAQRDVSSFFTLPSRMFGRRQEYDKIIGVVEKVHRRQQSALARAAAQNSSGLGSGSSISDSRVDSFEITSASSDSGSFHLAAPKPNSNGGPNPLGRVSTHESFHSTESSLSTPKPGSKAKSPVDSTRSSWETTDRDSQPSTSTNTPSHGDNSLGIHNRHKTTHKLRRSARCEVITISGAAGIGKTDILNRVQPAIRKLGYIGIARLDRARRIPFEPFAKILASLLRQIFSERDVTTDYHNSVRTALRPMWSTLHQVLELPEQLMSPGGKGNDISPKLSAAQYILKDASTKGEPSKRVMLPRLDRGQSSVEFFLSNAALKNMRLMETFLEILKTLSQFKLICVCVDDLHYADDETLELIMNVMKAKIPCVLILTSRPAELESDAIKSLFEAENPNITRLALSPLGEQEIMELVAATMHQEPNTMLTPLAAVIQEKSLGNPFYVRLMLETCYIKTCIWYSWKNSVWEFDLDRIFTEFVAPTYGEGLGLGFMKRRLLEIPSSAQLILAWSALLGSPFSFSLVQKLLTSEFLYSSDDDDGQDLTCPDNANLIRQSEADIVVGLQYLVQANLVIPGRTDDEFRFANDRLAQAAASLTEGRNTEKMHFIISQAMKKYYHDGRSRYAMARHVALASRIIGSRVVQRLDYRKILWDAAQTAAQSGARPTALWYFRHCMALLQDSPWDDNLTDVYYDETLRLHIATAEMSWSQGQNTDALALLDMVFLYGKTAVCKSRAWIVKAKIYAQMGNHLQSMDSLLTCLEELGVHIREPTTYEECDAAYNNLKAVVEKASLEAIVRKPVSKDINMITIGAVMAEAMAVTYWDDALTFYRTAIEMMNLHIFRGGFVQISIGCSHLAMISFSRFRDLDLATRLSDLALMHLDRCPEPWTQSRGSIVHNLYVSHLRVPMASTLPALEDSLEVSFSMGDPYITLISLSSMAMTRLFLGHDMTQLEAFCNESPEDIPEWLNDTRGGASLVAVRQVARALQGKTANQCPETIMEDENHNTALFMTYLDANASNADRPRDIYWGLAMIPLFVYGHHTKAIELGIQMMETMPRLWSARVAYVVYFYLALSLLTLHNDYPARGYLDGNLKVVLQYKAEVDFARSACDANYGMWSLILEALIYEVRNDHTSAIQTFEAAIDHCQIHGWPLEEALALELHGEFLIRRGAKRAARSVMQDAIAAWAAISAAGKAAQLSEKHEWLLKTATSSRSIDVGCQTVDSLEIEHTAVGQDHMVMTQNMEDDRKHRWIEQNEVTTGERSLDSISAFGIDIIDLSSILESSQVMSSELQIDKLFTKMIEIVLESCNGSDFAVIATDFDDNGFAVAAAGDLERGQKSFVDGLPFSEVDDKMAQQISHYVMRTKERVLVHNVLEDERFSNVSEAYQTRFPFGRSVIALPIVQAEHLLGVIHIEGKPNSFTQRNVMVLHLLCNQIGISLSNALLFREVRKVSATNASMVEAQKRALAQAREAEQKAKAAEAEANHNVKLKEDAARAKSIFLANISHDLRTPMNGVIGLSELLKGTHLDKEQDEYVESIRVCADTLLTLINDILDFSKLEAGKMKISTVPLNIKETISEVVRALRYTHRDRGLETIEDLEKVPSELVVLGDPVRLHQIFMNLLSNSYKFTPKGSVAVRAKVSREGKGRVRLECSVTDTGIGIPDEQKSRLFRPFSQADSSTARSYGGSGLGLSICKAIIEDVLGGAIWLDSAPGQGTTVTFHLSFNKAPKETFAKTTYSQKNNHVEKKAPAKPIARDLSMVPREHIRVCIAEDNPINQKIAVKFVVGLNLQCEAYSDGRQAVEALRTRSQEGNPFHVVLMDVQMPTLDGYNATREIRRDPDPNVNEVLVIAMTASAIEGDREKCIEAGMNNYLPKPVRSTILSDMLDKYLAPVPTYTKTRLAIRDKNRASVSAAVTGSSSDVGVPSPNSFTSLGSENVVLSPDEEKQLEKSPSEAD; encoded by the exons ATGGAGGATCATATTCTCGGAGAGGACCTACCGCTCCCACCCGCACGCCTTTTCGAACGACTCTCCGAACTACCGGGTTACACGTGGGACCAGTCAAGCGAGCCGTTCCATTCGACCTACAGTCACTGGCATGTTTTTGGACACCGTCTGTCGCCGGAATCCGATGCCTCCACGCCCGCCGCAACCTCGTCGGGACCGTCCAGCCTTGCTCGCCATTCACCCCGTGCTGAGCCCCGTCCTGCATTCCGCCATCACTGGAGAAACAGCTTAAGCGAATCCAGCAGCGAGATCTCCCTGTCCAGACTCGATCAGGAACCAGCATGGATCCCCGTGATAGCCCGCGTCTCCTCCCATATCGTGAGGCTCGAGCGCGAGTTTCATATGATCCGATCCATCGTCCAGACCTCTGACCCCGACTGCAATCATACAATACGGCCCCTCGATCTGATCCGCCTACCACCAGACCCGGGTGATGTAGGACCTCTGTTGGTGGCTACCTTCGAGTCGCCTGGTCCCAATATGCTACGCGAGCTGGTTGCTTTTGGGCCGGCGTGGTTTGCCGTTGGTGTCAAGAGTGACAGCAACGATTCGACTCCCGGAGAGCAGGTTTCTCTCGCGACTTTCCTCGATTTCGCGATTGGCGCGTGCGACTGCTTGGAACTCCTACATTACGGCTTGAAAACGGTCCACGGTGAAATTCGCGGGGATGCATTTCACTTCAACCGCGACACCGCTTCTGTGAAATTGACAAATACAGGAAATGGTGCGAGGTCTTTCGATAACATTCTGAGCGAGGGTTGGTCATCGTTATCGCGGGAGCTGGGCGTGAAGAATAAGCTGCAGTTCATTGCGCCTGAGCAGACAGGCCGTATGCCTACAGAACCCGATAGTCGGACGGACATCTATGCTTTGGGTGTGCTCTTCTGGACAATGCTAGTCGGGAAACCGGCGTTCACCGGTGAGGACCCGGTTGAGGTGGTGCAGAATGTGCTCGGAAAGAGGATGCCCCCAGTCTCTGCCAAACGTATGGATATCCCCGATGCCGTCTCAGCTGTGATCCAGAAGATGACCCAGAAGACGGTGACCGATCGCTACCATACGATTTCGTCGGTGAAGAGAGACCTAGCGCAGATCTCCCAACTGCTGGGTGACGGTAACAGCGAAGCCCTGAAGGATTTCCAGATTGCTCAGCGTGATGTGTCTTCATTCTTCACCCTCCCATCTCGCATGTTCGGACGACGGCAAGAGTACGACAAGATTATCGGCGTGGTGGAAAAGGTTCACAGGCGCCAACAGTCGGCTCTGGCAAGAGCAGCAGCCCAGAACTCTAGTGGGCTAGGATCTGGTTCCTCTATTTCAGATAGCCGCGTCGATAGCTTCGAGATCACGTCAGCTTCCAGTGACTCGGGTTCATTCCATCTGGCTGCACCTAAACCCAACTCGAACGGCGGGCCCAACCCTCTTGGACGCGTTTCGACACATGAATCGTTCCATAGCACCGAATCATCGCTATCTACTCCGAAACCCGGAAGTAAAGCCAAGAGCCCCGTCGATTCGACCCGTTCCTCGTGGGAGACAACCGATCGCGATAGCCAACCGTCCACGAGCACAAACACACCGAGTCATGGGGATAATTCTCTGGGTATTCACAACAGACACAAGACAACACACAAGCTCCGTCGCTCTGCGCGTTGCGAGGTGATCACCATTAGCGGCGCGGCGGGGATAGGGAAGACGGACATTTTGAACCGGGTGCAGCCGGCCATTCGCAAGCTTGGTTACATTGGAATTGCTCGTCTTGACCGTGCGAGACGGATTCCCTTTGAGCCTTTCGCGAAAATTCTTGCTAGTCTCTTGCGTCAGATTTTCTCTGAGCGCGATGTCACAACGGATTATCATAACAGTGTACGGACAGCATTGCGCCCAATGTGGTCTACTTTGCATCAAGTCCTGGAACTTCCTGAGCAACTGATGTCGCCTGGTGGGAAAGGGAACGACATTTCGCCAAAGCTTTCCGCAGCGCAATACATCTTGAAAGATGCGTCAACCAAAGGGGAACCGTCAAAGCGGGTCATGCTTCCCCGACTTGACCGCGGCCAGAGTTCTGTGGAGTTCTTCCTGTCGAATGCAGCTCTGAAGAATATGCGATTGATGGAGACTTTCTTGGAAATCCTGAAGACGCTATCGCAATTCAAGTTGATCTGCGTGTGCGTTGATGATCTCCATTATGCGGACGACGAAACCCTCGAGTTGATCATGAATGTCATGAAAGCAAAGATTCCATGTGTGCTCATCCTAACAAGCCGTCCAGCCGAACTTGAATCCGACGCCATAAAGTCACTTTTTGAGGCTGAAAACCCCAACATCACCAGACTTGCTCTCAGCCCACTTGGCGAACAGGAGATTATGGAACTCGTCGCGGCGACAATGCACCAAGAACCAAATACCATGTTGACTCCCCTAGCAGCTGTCATCCAGGAAAAGAGCTTAGGAAACCCTTTCTACGTACGGTTGATGCTTGAAACATGCTACATCAAAACATGTATATGGTACTCATGGAAGAACTCTGTGTGGGAATTTGACCTGGATCGAATATTTACCGAGTTTGTGGCACCTACGTATGGCGAGGGGCTAGGTCTTGGGTTCATGAAGAGGCGTCTTCTGGAAATCCCGTCGTCGGCCCAATTGATTCTCGCATGGAGTGCATTATTGGGGAGCCCGTTTTCGTTTTCTCTCGTCCAGAAGCTGCTTACGAGTGAGTTTCTGTACTCcagtgacgatgatgatgggcaGGACTTGACGTGTCCGGACAATGCGAACTTGATCCGGCAGTCGGAGGCGGACATTGTTGTTGGATTGCAATATCTTGTTCAGGCTAATCTGGTTATTCCCGGGAGGACGGATGATGAGTTCAG ATTTGCCAATGATCGACTGGCGCAGGCCGCTGCTTCGTTGACCGAAGGTCGAAATACCGAGAAAATGCATTTCATCATCTCGCAAGCCATGAAAAAGTACTACCATGATGGCCGTAGTCGTTACGCCATGGCTCGCCACGTCGCTCTCGCATCGCGCATAATCGGATCGCGTGTCGTCCAGCGACTCGACTACCGAAAAATCCTTTGGGATGCTGCGCAAACTGCAGCCCAGTCTGGCGCTCGACCAACCGCGCTGTGGTACTTCCGTCACTGCATGGCTCTCCTTCAAGACAGCCCGTGGGATGACAATCTTACTGATGTTTACTATGATGAAACGCTGCGCCTACACATCGCCACTGCGGAGATGTCGTGGTCCCAGGGTCAAAACACAGATGCTCTGGCATTACTTGACATGGTTTTCCTTTATGGAAAAACTGCCGTGTGCAAGTCGCGGGCATGGATCGTCAAGGCAAAGATCTATGCTCAAATGGGAAATCATCTTCAATCCATGGATTCCCTTCTCACCTGCCTGGAGGAACTTGGAGTACACATTCGCGAACCAACGACATACGAAGAGTGCGATGCTGCGTACAACAACCTGAAGGCGGTCGTCGAGAAAGCGAGCCTGGAAGCCATTGTCCGTAAACCGGTCAGCAAGGACATTAACATGATCACAATTGGCGCTGTCATGGCCGAAGCTATGGCAGTTACTTATTGGGATGATGCGCTGACCTTCTACCGAACTGCAATCGAAATGATGAACCTCCATATTTTCCGTGGTGGATTTGTGCAGATCTCAATCGGATGCTCCCATCTCGCCATGATCTCCTTCAGTCGGTTTAGGGACCTCGACCTTGCCACTAGACTCAGTGACTTGGCGCTGATGCACCTGGATCGCtgtcctgagccatggacaCAAAGCCGTGGCTCCATCGTCCACAACCTCTACGTCAGTCACTTGCGGGTCCCCATGGCTTCGACACTCCCAGCATTGGAGGACTCATTGGAAGTTTCGTTCTCAATGGGAGACCCGTACATCACGTTGATCAGTTTGTCATCTATGGCGATGACGAGGCTGTTCTTGGGCCATGATATGACGCAGTTGGAAGCGTTCTGTAATGAAAGCCCAGAGGACATCCCGGAATGGCTGAATGATACCCGCGGAGGTGCTAGTCTTGTTGCTGTCAGGCAAGTTGCACGCGCCCTACAAGGCAAGACGGCTAACCAATGCCCCGAAACAATCATGGAGGATGAAAACCACAACACTGCACTCTTCATGACCTATTTAGATGCCAATGCAAGCAACGCCGATCGGCCCCGCGATATCTACTGGGGTCTCGCCATGATCCCTCTGTTCGTCTATGGACACCACACCAAAGCCATCGAACTGGGTATCCAGATGATGGAGACAATGCCGCGATTGTGGTCTGCCCGTGTTGCTTACGTTGTCTACTTCTACCTCGCACTCTCCCTTCTCACTCTTCACAATGACTATCCAGCGCGCGGGTACTTGGACGGAAATCTGAAGGTCGTCCTGCAGTACAAGGCCGAAGTTGATTTCGCACGGAGCGCTTGTGATGCAAACTACGGCATGTGGTCGTTGATCCTAGAGGCGTTGATCTACGAGGTACGCAATGATCACACCTCAGCAATCCAGACTTTCGAAGCTGCGATCGACCACTGCCAAATCCATGGGTGGCCGTTGGAAGAAGCCCTTGCACTCGAGTTGCATGGCGAGTTCCTGATCCGACGCGGTGCTAAGAGAGCCGCTCGTTCTGTGATGCAAGACGCTATAGCAGCATGGGCTGCTATCAGCGCGGCCGGAAAGGCAGCACAGCTTTCTGAAAAGCATGAATGGTTGCTCAAGACGGCTACTTCGTCGAGGAGTATTGATGTCGGATGTCAAACTGTCGACTCGCTCGAGATTGAACATACGGCGGTTGGGCAGGATCATATGGTAATGACTCAGAATATGGAGGATGATAGAAAACATCGCTGGATCGAGCAAAATGAAGTTACTACCGGAGAGCGGTCGCTTGATAGTATTTCTGCTTTCGGGATTGACATCATTGATCTGTCGAGCATTCTCGAATCCAGTCAAGTCATGTCATCTGAGCTTCAGATCGATAAGCTCTTCACCAAAATGATCGAGATTGTGCTTGAGTCATGTAACGGTTCGGACTTTGCAGTCATTGCTACAGATTTCGACGACAATGGCTTTGCCGTTGCCGCAGCAGGTGACCTTGAAAGGGGACAGAAGTCGTTCGTCGATGGCCTCCCATTCTCTGAAGTCGACGATAAGATGGCCCAGCAAATCTCGCACTACGTAATGCGTACTAAGGAGAGGGTCCTCGTCCACAACGTCCTCGAGGACGAGCGCTTCTCCAATGTCAGCGAAGCCTACCAGACACGATTCCCGTTTGGTCGATCTGTGATTGCGCTGCCAATTGTGCAAGCAGAGCATCTCCTCGGAGTCATCCATATCGAAGGGAAACCGAATTCCTTTACGCAACGAAATGTGATGGTCCTCCATCTGCTCTGCAACCAGATTGGTATCTCGTTGTCCAATGCGTTGCTCTTCCGGGAAGTCCGCAAGGTCAGCGCGACTAATGCGTCGATGGTCGAGGCGCAAAAGCGCGCTCTCGCACAGGCTCGCGAAGCAGAGCAGAAAGCCAAGGCTGCGGAAGCGGAAGCCAATCATAACGTGAAGCTCAAGGAAGATGCGGCCAGAGCTAAGTCCATCTTCCTCGCGAATATCTCGCACGATCTGCGGACGCCGATGAACGGAGTTATTGGTCTTTCGGAGTTGCTCAAGGGCACTCATCTTGACAAAGAGCAGGATGAATATGTCGAATCGATCCGTGTCTGCGCTGATACGTTACTGACGCTTATTAATGACATACTGGATTTCTCGAAGTTGGAGGCAGGCAAGATGAAAATCTCTACGGTTCCGTTGAATATCAAGGAGACAATCTCGGAGGTTGTCCGTGCACTGCGGTACACGCATCGGGATAGAGGGTTGGAGACAATCGAAGACCTGGAGAAAGTTCCATCGGAGCTTGTTGTGCTTGGTGATCCCGTTCGTCTACACCAAATCTTTATGAACCTGCTCAGCAATAGCTACAAGTTCACGCCAAAGGGATCCGTGGCTGTGAGAGCGAAGGTTTCACGTGAGGGTAAGGGTCGTGTACGTCTCGAGTGTTCCGTGACAGATACTGGAATTGGAATTCCCGATGAACAGAAGTCGCGATTGTTCAGACCGTTTTCGCAGGCCGACAGCTCGACCGCAAGATCCTATGGTGGTAGTGGACTGGGACTTAGTATCTGCAAGGCTATCATTGAGGATGTCCTGGGCGGAGCGATATGGCTCGATTCAGCTCCTGGTCAGGGCACAACAGTGACGTTCCACCTGTCGTTCAATAAGGCACCCAAGGAAACGTTCGCCAAAACCACTTATTCCCAGAAAAACAACCATGTCGAGAAAAAGGCGCCTGCGAAGCCAATCGCGCGCGATCTCTCCATGGTCCCTCGCGAGCATATCCGCGTTTGCATCGCCGAAGACAACCCCATCAACCAAAAAATCGCTGTCAAATTCGTCGTCGGCCTCAACCTCCAATGCGAAGCTTATAGCGACGGCCGTCAAGCAGTCGAAGCCCTGCGCACACGCTCCCAGGAAGGAAATCCCTTCCATGTCGTCCTAATGGACGTGCAAATGCCAACCCTTGACGGCTATAACGCTACCCGCGAGATCCGCCGCGACCCAGACCCCAACGTCAATGAAGTCCTTGTCATCGCCATGACCGCGTCCGCCATCGAGGGTGACCGCGAGAAATGCATTGAGGCGGGTATGAACAATTACCTTCCCAAGCCCGTGCGTTCGACCATTCTCTCCGATATGCTGGACAAGTACCTCGCTCCTGTGCCGACATATACGAAGACCAGACTGGCGATTCGCGACAAGAATCGGGCGAGTGTTAGTGCTGCTGTTACTGGTTCTTCGTCTGATGTTGGAGTTCCGAGTCCGAATAGTTTTACATCATTGGGGTCGGAGAATGTTGTTCTTTCGCCGGATGAGGAGAAACAGTTGGAAAAGTCGCCGTCGGAAGCGGATTGA
- a CDS encoding uncharacterized protein (COG:S;~EggNog:ENOG410Q2S0), whose protein sequence is MPSMQIYEHGSFPEARGLIYDESEMALFRAKLSYQSTIDARMASKDPNLAAIAETQARILKRWEMLKHMDKEATDNGTLDPTIKTQMAQHAWRYKQLEEIQQPAKHTIMAHGV, encoded by the exons ATGCCGTCCATGCAGATCTACGAACATGGTTCTTTCCCCGAAGCACGAGGCCTCATCTACGATGAATCCGAAATGGCGCTCTTCCGCGCAAAGCTCTCCTACCAATCAACCATTGACGCCCGCATGGCATCGAAAGACCCCAACCTGGCAGCGATCGCGGAGACCCAAGCCCGTATCCTCAAGCGCTGGGAAATGCTGAAACACATGGATAAGGAGGCGACGGACAACGGGACACTGGATCCGACAATCAAGACACAAATGGCACAGCATGCATGGAGATATAAACAGCTGGAAGAA ATTCAGCAACCTGCGAAGCATACCATCATGGCACACGGAGTTTAG
- the DAL2 gene encoding allantoicase (COG:F;~EggNog:ENOG410PFHD;~InterPro:IPR008979,IPR005164,IPR015908;~PFAM:PF03561;~go_function: GO:0004037 - allantoicase activity [Evidence IEA];~go_process: GO:0000256 - allantoin catabolic process [Evidence IEA]), with protein MESNAFPPSAAEPTTTATDFIPSNEIDTTFAHTTNLASAALNTKVLSRSDDYFASATNLLTPTPPINRPGVFVHTGAWYDGWETRRHNPEPYDWVVIKLGVASAVIKGIEVDTGFFVGNFGEKAEVQATNAEGGGGVDDEEIAEAGYGKWETILPAKACGPSQRRAWRVNEPFASKPYTHVRLLMYPDGGFGRLRLYGHAIPPALPAQVIASTDRAVLPVEELSSALVGGLALGASDQHFTPCSNLLLPGRGENMGDGWETARSRAPGHVDWAIVKLGLPGSVARIVVDTKDFRGNFPRTVRVHGLVGKKDKEGQVPAHDDPEWIELLKGERACKADTEHVFEGDDLAAEGEDTRVFSHVKLTLVPDGGVKRLRILGRRGVID; from the coding sequence ATGGAATCCAACGCGTTCCCCCCGTCCGCCGCCGAACCCACCACCACGGCCACCGATTTCATCCCCTCCAACGAGATCGACACCACCTTCGCTCACACCACCAACCTCGCCTCCGCAGCCCTAAACACCAAAGTCCTCTCCCGCTCAGACGACTATTTCGCCTCCGCAACAAACCTCCTCACCCCAACGCCCCCCATCAACCGCCCCGGCGTCTTCGTCCACACAGGCGCCTGGTACGACGGGTGGGAGACAAGACGCCACAACCCAGAGCCCTACGACTGGGTCGTGATCAAGCTGGGCGTTGCAAGCGCGGTTATCAAGGGCATCGAGGTGGACACGGGGTTCTTTGTGGGGAACTTTGGCGAGAAGGCCGAGGTGCAGGCGACGAATGCTGAAGGCGGGGGTGGGGTAGACGATGAAGAGATCGCCGAGGCTGGGTATGGCAAGTGGGAGACGATTTTGCCGGCGAAGGCGTGTGGGCCTTCACAGAGGCGTGCGTGGCGGGTTAATGAGCCGTTTGCCTCGAAGCCCTACACGCATGTGCGTTTGTTGATGTATCCCGATGGCGGGTTTGGAAGGTTGAGGTTGTATGGGCATGCTATTCCGCCTGCGTTGCCGGCGCAGGTTATTGCGAGCACGGACCGCGCGGTGTTGCCTGTTGAGGAGCTTTCGTCGGCGTTGGTGGGTGGATTGGCCCTGGGTGCGTCGGATCAGCATTTCACGCCGTGCTCGAATCTGTTGCTTCCTGGTCGTGGGGAAAATATGGGTGATGGATGGGAGACGGCTCGTTCGCGGGCTCCTGGGCATGTCGATTGGGCGATTGTCAAGCTTGGGTTGCCGGGGTCTGTGGCCAGGATTGTGGTGGATACGAAGGATTTCCGGGGAAATTTCCCTCGGACGGTGAGGGTGCATGGGTTGGTGGGGAAGAAGGATAAGGAGGGGCAGGTCCCTGCGCATGATGATCCGGAATGGATTGAATTGCTTAAGGGGGAGAGGGCTTGTAAGGCGGATACGGAGCATGTGTTTGAGGGCGATGACCTTGCTGCTGAGGGTGAGGATACCCGGGTCTTCTCTCATGTCAAGTTGACTCTCGTGCCGGATGGAGGAGTGAAGCGACTTCGCATCCTTGGTAGACGAGGAGTCATTGATTAA